A stretch of the Bacteroidota bacterium genome encodes the following:
- the frr gene encoding ribosome recycling factor gives MEHIIKEATTKMNKSIEAFRQELAKVRTGKATTAILDGIKVDYYGTPTPLKQVANVSVLDAHTLSISPWDRSSINAIDKAILQADLGLNPVNDGINIKVPIPPLTEERRKEFVKLVKKFGEEAKIAIRNIRRDANEHLKKKQKDDKLSEDLLKEAEQKVQKSTNDHITEIDQILVHKEKEIMEV, from the coding sequence ATGGAACATATAATTAAAGAAGCCACGACCAAGATGAACAAATCAATTGAAGCGTTCAGACAGGAACTGGCAAAAGTTCGTACGGGAAAAGCTACCACAGCGATTCTTGACGGAATCAAAGTTGATTATTATGGAACACCGACCCCATTAAAGCAGGTTGCGAATGTAAGTGTACTGGATGCACACACACTTTCCATCTCCCCTTGGGACAGAAGTTCGATAAATGCGATCGATAAAGCAATACTTCAGGCAGATTTGGGGCTTAACCCGGTGAATGATGGTATCAACATCAAAGTTCCAATTCCTCCTCTTACCGAAGAGAGAAGAAAAGAATTTGTAAAACTGGTCAAGAAATTTGGTGAGGAAGCTAAAATTGCGATCAGAAACATTCGTCGTGATGCAAATGAGCACCTGAAGAAAAAACAGAAAGACGACAAATTGTCAGAGGATCTGTTGAAAGAAGCTGAGCAGAAGGTCCAGAAATCGACAAACGATCACATCACAGAGATTGATCAGATACTTGTACATAAAGAAAAAGAGATAATGGAAGTTTAA
- the pyrH gene encoding UMP kinase — translation MSSAKYRRILLKLSGESLMGNKGFGIDPEMLKFFAEEIKTVHNIGVQVGIVIGGGNIFRGLAAEGQGIDRVTGDLMGMLATTINSLALQNAIEKAGVFSRLMTAIKMDEIAEPYIRRRAIRHLEKGRVVIFSAGTGHPYFSTDTAAALRAVEIEADVIIKGTRVDGVFDSDPEKNPGAKQYEGISYLDVMNKNLRVMDLTAISLCQENDLPLQVFNMNVTGNLLRVVMGENIGTFVNHTG, via the coding sequence ATGTCATCAGCTAAATATCGCAGAATTTTGCTTAAGTTGAGTGGTGAATCGTTAATGGGCAACAAAGGATTTGGAATAGATCCCGAGATGCTCAAATTTTTTGCTGAAGAAATAAAAACTGTGCACAACATAGGTGTGCAGGTAGGAATAGTTATAGGTGGAGGCAACATTTTCCGTGGACTTGCAGCCGAGGGCCAGGGAATAGACCGTGTTACCGGTGATCTGATGGGAATGCTTGCAACAACAATAAATTCACTGGCACTACAGAATGCAATTGAAAAAGCCGGAGTATTTTCCCGTTTGATGACGGCAATAAAAATGGATGAGATTGCAGAGCCCTACATCAGAAGAAGGGCTATCAGACACCTTGAGAAGGGGAGAGTTGTAATATTTTCAGCCGGAACCGGTCACCCCTATTTCAGCACTGATACCGCAGCAGCACTTCGGGCTGTTGAAATTGAAGCTGATGTAATTATTAAAGGAACCCGCGTGGATGGTGTGTTCGATTCCGACCCCGAAAAAAACCCGGGAGCGAAGCAATACGAAGGAATCAGCTACCTCGATGTAATGAATAAAAATCTTCGGGTTATGGACCTTACCGCGATAAGTCTCTGTCAGGAGAACGATCTTCCTTTGCAGGTTTTCAACATGAATGTCACCGGAAATTTATTGCGTGTTGTTATGGGAGAAAATATCGGTACATTTGTAAATCATACTGGTTAA
- the tsf gene encoding translation elongation factor Ts, which translates to MNITAAQVNELRGRTGAGILDCKKALVESEGDMDKAIDYLRKKGAAMAAKRADRSANEGRISAKVSEDKKYGVLVEVNCETDFVAKSDDFVAFSKQITDIAFSKKIKSSAELIESVPEVTDLLNELTAKIGEKLEVSRVASLETENGMIDFYIHYGDKLGALVRFDNVSGDAVTSFAHAAQDVAKQVAAMSPVAVSRDNVPADLIEKELEIYKEQFRKEGKPEDKIEFIAKNKLGKYFEEVALLEQSFFRDDKKTVGAFLDEVNKANGTKIVVDSFVRFNLGDSSK; encoded by the coding sequence ATGAATATTACCGCAGCACAAGTAAATGAACTTAGAGGCAGGACTGGTGCCGGAATTCTTGACTGTAAAAAAGCCCTCGTTGAATCTGAAGGAGACATGGATAAAGCCATTGACTACCTGAGGAAAAAAGGTGCTGCCATGGCAGCCAAAAGAGCTGACAGAAGCGCCAACGAAGGAAGAATTTCAGCAAAAGTTTCTGAAGATAAAAAATATGGTGTATTGGTAGAAGTAAACTGTGAGACAGACTTTGTCGCTAAATCTGATGATTTTGTGGCATTCTCAAAACAGATTACTGATATCGCATTTTCAAAGAAGATTAAAAGTTCCGCAGAACTGATTGAATCAGTTCCGGAAGTTACTGATTTGTTAAATGAACTTACTGCAAAAATCGGCGAAAAACTTGAAGTTTCCAGAGTAGCTTCTCTTGAAACAGAAAATGGCATGATCGACTTCTACATCCACTATGGAGACAAGTTGGGTGCCCTCGTCAGATTCGATAATGTTTCGGGTGATGCTGTTACTTCGTTTGCACATGCTGCACAGGATGTTGCTAAACAGGTTGCTGCCATGAGTCCGGTTGCAGTGAGCAGAGACAATGTGCCTGCTGACCTTATTGAAAAAGAGCTCGAGATATACAAAGAGCAATTCAGAAAAGAAGGAAAGCCGGAAGACAAGATCGAGTTTATCGCAAAGAACAAACTTGGCAAATATTTCGAAGAAGTTGCTCTTCTCGAACAGTCATTTTTCCGCGATGACAAAAAGACTGTCGGAGCATTTTTGGATGAAGTAAACAAAGCCAACGGCACAAAAATCGTTGTTGATTCTTTTGTAAGATTCAATCTCGGTGACAGCTCGAAATAG
- the rpsB gene encoding 30S ribosomal protein S2: MYDIELTQLIEAGAHFGHLTRRWNPKMKPYIFMEKNGIHIIDLNKTKKMITEAAVALGEVVAQGNKVLFIGTKKQAKNIIETEARNCGMNWVTERWLGGMLTNFSTIRKSVKRLQQIERQETDGTFEKITKKERLFLTREKDKLRKILEGVESMNKLPGAVFIVDVKKESIAVKEAKRLDIPVFAMVDTNCDPDLIDYVIPANDDAVKTIELVIKTMVEAAKEASIRAKEQKAEAAAESERVRKEQDKTEQDSK; this comes from the coding sequence ATGTACGATATAGAGTTAACTCAACTGATCGAAGCGGGTGCGCATTTCGGTCACCTTACCCGCCGTTGGAATCCAAAGATGAAACCCTACATCTTTATGGAGAAAAACGGAATTCATATTATAGATCTTAACAAGACTAAAAAAATGATCACCGAGGCAGCGGTTGCTTTAGGTGAAGTGGTTGCTCAGGGCAACAAAGTCTTGTTTATTGGTACAAAGAAGCAAGCCAAAAACATAATCGAGACTGAAGCAAGAAACTGCGGAATGAACTGGGTTACCGAAAGATGGCTTGGCGGAATGCTTACCAATTTTTCAACAATTAGAAAAAGTGTAAAAAGACTCCAGCAGATCGAGAGACAGGAGACTGACGGTACTTTCGAGAAAATCACAAAGAAAGAGCGTCTCTTCCTTACTCGCGAAAAAGACAAGTTAAGAAAAATACTTGAAGGCGTCGAATCGATGAACAAGCTCCCCGGAGCGGTTTTCATTGTCGATGTAAAAAAAGAATCCATCGCAGTAAAAGAAGCCAAGAGGCTTGACATCCCTGTCTTCGCCATGGTAGATACAAACTGCGATCCTGATCTGATTGATTATGTTATCCCTGCTAATGATGATGCAGTAAAGACCATCGAACTTGTTATCAAGACTATGGTGGAAGCTGCCAAAGAAGCAAGCATTAGAGCCAAGGAACAAAAAGCCGAAGCCGCCGCTGAATCTGAAAGAGTAAGGAAAGAACAGGATAAAACTGAGCAAGACTCAAAATAA
- the rpsI gene encoding 30S ribosomal protein S9 gives MSDTLFVGRRKTAVARVVLRPGQGKVIVNGRELSVYFAQKTQQDDIAAPFEKLELTGRYDVFANVKGGGSAGQAEAIRLAISRALTAENEDYRSPLKQEGYLKRDPRMVERKKYGRPKARKRFQFSKR, from the coding sequence ATGTCAGACACTTTATTTGTTGGAAGAAGAAAAACCGCAGTTGCCCGTGTCGTTTTAAGACCCGGTCAGGGTAAGGTAATCGTCAATGGAAGGGAATTGAGCGTTTACTTTGCACAGAAGACACAGCAGGACGATATTGCTGCTCCATTTGAGAAACTGGAGTTGACAGGGCGTTACGATGTATTTGCGAATGTAAAAGGTGGTGGCTCAGCCGGACAGGCAGAAGCAATCCGCCTTGCAATCTCAAGAGCTCTTACTGCAGAAAATGAAGATTACAGATCACCTTTGAAACAGGAAGGCTATCTGAAAAGAGACCCGAGAATGGTTGAAAGAAAGAAATACGGCAGACCAAAAGCCCGTAAAAGATTCCAGTTCTCGAAAAGATAA
- the rplM gene encoding 50S ribosomal protein L13 yields MTPWYSTADVEKKWYVVDASGKVLGRLATEVASIIRGKKKPVYSPNADTGDFVVVINADKVVVTGKRAELKIYKHHSGYPGGLKTKLYNEMIKVKPEFVIEHAVRGMLPKTRLGKKIFHHLKVYRGAEHPHAAQKPEVISI; encoded by the coding sequence ATGACCCCATGGTACAGTACCGCTGATGTAGAAAAGAAGTGGTATGTCGTGGATGCTTCGGGTAAAGTGTTGGGCAGATTAGCCACCGAAGTAGCCAGTATCATACGGGGTAAAAAGAAGCCGGTATACAGCCCGAATGCTGACACCGGAGATTTTGTCGTAGTAATTAATGCTGATAAAGTTGTCGTCACCGGCAAGAGAGCCGAGTTGAAGATTTACAAACATCACAGTGGTTACCCGGGTGGACTTAAAACCAAATTGTATAACGAGATGATAAAAGTAAAACCTGAATTCGTCATAGAGCATGCTGTTCGCGGAATGCTTCCAAAGACGAGATTAGGTAAGAAGATTTTTCATCATTTGAAGGTTTATCGTGGCGCTGAGCACCCGCACGCAGCCCAAAAACCTGAAGTAATCAGTATCTAA
- a CDS encoding NAD(P)-dependent oxidoreductase — MNILVTGGLGAVGTALIPELEKRGHNVFVIDIDTHHFAQNYARIDVSEFRQLEQLWTGGGWERGYMNSPRKFDMVFHLAAEFGRWNGEDYYETLWKTNAIGTKNILKMQEKEGFKAVYFSTSEVYGDFKDVMVESVMDNYEVKQMNDYALTKWVNEQQVMNSAVMAGTESVRVRLFNSYGPGEYYSPYRSVICLFSYSALHNLPFTVYKDHYRTSIYIKDVVNALANISNNFNPGEVYNIGGTDYHNIETISSKILKYLGKDDSMVTYKESEILTTKQKKVDSSKAKKDLGLKVTVNLDEGIANTIEWMKKVYKQV, encoded by the coding sequence ATGAATATTCTTGTTACCGGTGGACTTGGAGCTGTTGGGACTGCGTTAATCCCAGAACTGGAGAAACGAGGTCACAATGTTTTTGTTATTGATATTGATACACACCATTTCGCGCAAAATTATGCTCGTATAGATGTGAGCGAGTTCCGTCAGTTGGAACAGCTTTGGACTGGTGGTGGTTGGGAGAGAGGCTATATGAACTCTCCCCGGAAGTTTGATATGGTGTTTCATCTTGCTGCCGAGTTTGGCAGATGGAACGGCGAAGACTATTATGAAACCCTTTGGAAAACGAATGCCATCGGGACCAAAAATATTTTAAAAATGCAGGAAAAAGAGGGATTCAAGGCTGTTTATTTCAGTACATCGGAAGTCTATGGCGATTTCAAGGATGTGATGGTGGAATCGGTCATGGATAATTATGAAGTGAAGCAGATGAACGACTATGCTCTCACTAAATGGGTGAATGAACAGCAGGTTATGAATTCCGCAGTAATGGCGGGCACCGAAAGCGTAAGAGTCCGGCTTTTCAACTCCTACGGACCTGGTGAATATTACAGCCCCTACCGTTCCGTAATTTGTCTGTTTTCCTACAGTGCATTGCACAATTTACCTTTCACAGTTTATAAAGATCATTACAGGACAAGCATTTACATCAAAGATGTTGTGAATGCGCTCGCAAACATATCAAATAATTTCAACCCCGGAGAAGTTTACAACATCGGGGGTACCGATTATCACAACATCGAAACAATTTCATCAAAGATTCTGAAGTATCTTGGCAAAGATGACAGTATGGTGACATACAAGGAATCGGAGATACTTACCACCAAGCAGAAAAAAGTTGATTCATCAAAAGCAAAAAAAGATCTCGGTTTGAAAGTGACGGTAAATCTGGATGAGGGGATTGCCAACACCATTGAGTGGATGAAAAAGGTTTACAAGCAGGTCTGA
- a CDS encoding C25 family cysteine peptidase, giving the protein MLRYLVLISFLVISLHSQDRISGYQESGQKLQFTIQPEPVSLARLTDDVRQKKLSYYDESRPGEISLPSKSLFVALPPGAEVTVNFRILDKRTEDFNPSINPEANLTHDTTISLNFEPKVALEKRRNEVVEILGYFEIKGVRVVHLRFNQYNYNAGSSKLEVIDKIEFTLNSNKPLINYNRGIRFSDESRKLFSGMLINPESVDKFSSVTAVNDTTGNWIDFSASYVKIGVAKDGIYRVYGSDLIGMGVSIGEIQLATLQLLKKGIQQEIFVFDGSDNRFDATDYIEFLGERNMGSADYRTPNTYGVPYNEYFDRFTDTTVYWVTWNRSSGKRVPTALQNLQANADTLKVYAELVHQEQDRSYLNFDGNLVRRDLPYFYENKTFYWQNINAPTTLSSRSYTFSLSELDPGDSVRFFSRIASGASSNATSSHNLVMQIGNLYPTYDSSYLDRYDRIVLKGSAPANLFVNGNNTLKVVSYPTGTSINTVWVDWVEMEYSRKLKATNDSLSFKFPYSANSTVKNIEITNVASDSLILWKKGSGIKKIFASRTGNSLLFQDTVSKSDNYFLVKNSSVLKPTFYYKKSWKNLRNPSLKADYLAVSIEAFAQPIRQHLGYLKNSSQLDTMFIDMNDVYDEYSYGYFSTEALREFFRTTQTVWQSPYPDYAVLVGSAAWDYRLSHSTVLGFKPKKNLVPSYGSPLSDNLLSVFDSTASYIPQIVTGRIPAKSIEDVNRYFTKLAAHYTQKYDRFNKRVLLLSGGVDESQANEFRDQNTVIAQKFKVRPYSFDYNQYYRTFNPFSNYGPIPLDEVDANIKKGGIILSYVGHSGTFHWDNDIRTPSQLLNNVGKGSLLTDFGCSTGKFGEPDVDCFAEQFLMYPTGQPIAYISNSSLGFTSTASVAPYLFYTSILNDSIWKPADALRTAKTKMLQQYGNSTTNQLFTMTNSYFGDPFLALKIPPKPNFLFNNEAMVISPKNPDNTRDSIKVSLEFYNYGSAIDDSLQIRITDRLNGEVVFDTLMKRMVPEFKDSLAIFIPVKNRLGVHAIKAILNNDGRIQEIYSNDNEVETSFIVSSSSSRDYLRYGNENVVKDFLYFINPQRRPESESLTIQIADNPTMLSAQQFTVPFDSFYTKISLSTLAKEKRYWFRVKDNLSGQFGSIRSIYLSTKSGFGLADSISFSSSEFENVIFRDARMILKDQNVKLQITASGYYDGNSSTISYNNSNVLQSSTVLSHNVAVFEASSMKFLYVKSFNLTFGDYTYEVNEYKKFLDTLNPGNLIVIAAAFDPFVADASLRNMLKNYGSKYIDSLARRDSWYMVGKKNTPAGMMPEGWKKIGFGPAVFDTTINFNLIDGSLISVPIGPVTLWDRLFVNEITSDSNVMRLRIIYTDTLGAIDTTSYLQNDSGNYDLSLLNNLPVKTMRVLVNFESLDKKSSPQLKSLFVTYKDFTEVGTNYQSVVLSADTVLPNRDVSLNFKVFNGSETEAKNFKVKVENKTGNNTPVKIFEQTVDSLGVFSNRKFSVTFRTPIDVGSGQLIITVDPDNVLKEFYKDNNSYTIPYFIKGDTSKPYLTLAVDGVDVPDGEYINPKAEIKIELYDFSSIPLQDTSTISMRLNGSPVFFRSQGVSYSFNNSNPKVTVTYKPEFKDGDYEFNVVARGNSSSFADTARIAKKFSVVNEAKLLNVYNYPNPFPNETWFTFKLTQIPEELKVIVYTVAGRKIREMVVPVNQLKYDFNKIYWDGRDQDGDAVASGVYLYRIVMKKGEKVERITEKLAIVR; this is encoded by the coding sequence ATGCTAAGATATCTCGTACTGATTTCATTTCTTGTTATTTCCCTCCATTCACAGGACAGAATTTCAGGTTATCAGGAAAGCGGGCAAAAACTGCAATTCACAATCCAACCAGAACCCGTCAGCCTTGCCAGACTGACCGATGATGTCAGACAGAAAAAACTGAGCTACTACGATGAATCGCGTCCCGGCGAAATTTCACTTCCATCGAAGTCGTTGTTTGTAGCACTTCCCCCCGGAGCGGAAGTTACAGTTAATTTTCGAATATTAGATAAAAGAACAGAAGATTTCAATCCTTCAATCAATCCGGAAGCAAATCTGACTCACGACACTACTATAAGTCTGAATTTTGAACCAAAAGTGGCTTTGGAGAAGAGAAGAAATGAAGTAGTTGAGATTCTTGGGTATTTCGAAATTAAAGGGGTGAGGGTCGTTCATTTACGGTTCAATCAGTACAACTATAATGCAGGCTCTTCGAAGCTTGAGGTAATTGATAAAATAGAGTTTACCTTAAACTCAAACAAACCGCTTATAAACTACAACCGCGGAATCAGATTTTCAGATGAATCACGAAAACTTTTTTCGGGGATGCTCATAAATCCTGAATCGGTTGATAAATTTTCATCAGTTACTGCAGTCAATGATACAACCGGGAACTGGATAGATTTTTCTGCATCTTATGTTAAGATAGGTGTGGCAAAAGACGGTATTTACAGGGTTTACGGTTCCGATCTGATTGGGATGGGGGTAAGCATAGGCGAGATTCAACTGGCTACACTTCAGCTTTTGAAAAAGGGAATACAGCAGGAAATATTTGTTTTTGACGGCTCCGACAACAGGTTCGATGCTACTGACTATATCGAATTTCTGGGTGAGAGGAATATGGGAAGTGCTGATTACAGAACACCTAATACTTATGGTGTACCCTATAATGAGTACTTTGACCGTTTCACTGACACTACCGTCTACTGGGTTACCTGGAACAGGAGTTCCGGAAAAAGGGTACCAACTGCACTGCAAAACCTGCAGGCTAATGCCGACACTTTGAAAGTTTATGCAGAGCTCGTTCACCAGGAGCAGGACAGATCATATCTTAATTTTGATGGAAATCTTGTAAGAAGGGATTTGCCCTATTTTTACGAGAATAAAACTTTTTACTGGCAGAATATCAATGCTCCCACTACCTTGTCATCCAGGTCATACACATTCAGTCTAAGCGAATTGGATCCGGGAGACAGTGTGAGGTTCTTTTCGAGAATTGCGAGTGGTGCTTCCAGTAACGCCACTTCGTCACACAATCTTGTTATGCAGATTGGCAACTTGTATCCAACCTACGATTCTTCATATTTGGACAGATATGACAGAATTGTTCTCAAGGGAAGTGCTCCTGCTAATCTTTTTGTAAATGGAAATAATACATTGAAAGTGGTTTCATATCCAACCGGTACCTCGATAAACACCGTCTGGGTTGACTGGGTTGAGATGGAATATTCACGAAAACTTAAAGCTACGAATGACTCACTTTCATTCAAATTTCCATATTCTGCGAACTCGACTGTGAAAAATATTGAAATCACGAATGTGGCTTCAGACAGTTTGATTTTGTGGAAAAAAGGGAGCGGGATTAAGAAAATCTTTGCATCACGAACGGGAAATTCACTTCTCTTCCAGGACACTGTTTCCAAATCTGACAACTATTTTCTCGTGAAAAACAGTTCGGTTCTTAAACCAACCTTCTATTACAAAAAAAGCTGGAAGAATCTTAGAAATCCATCCCTTAAAGCCGATTATCTCGCCGTCTCCATAGAAGCATTTGCCCAACCGATCCGGCAGCACCTCGGATATCTGAAAAACAGTTCTCAACTCGACACGATGTTTATTGACATGAACGATGTGTATGATGAGTATTCGTATGGATATTTCTCAACTGAAGCTTTGAGAGAATTCTTCAGAACTACCCAGACAGTCTGGCAGTCACCATATCCCGATTACGCTGTGCTGGTCGGAAGTGCCGCGTGGGATTACAGATTGTCCCATTCAACAGTTCTGGGGTTCAAGCCGAAAAAGAATCTTGTGCCATCTTATGGATCGCCTTTGAGTGATAATTTGTTGTCGGTTTTTGACTCAACAGCTTCGTATATACCGCAAATTGTGACGGGAAGGATACCTGCAAAGAGTATTGAGGATGTGAACCGGTATTTTACAAAACTGGCAGCACATTACACACAAAAATATGACAGGTTCAATAAAAGGGTTCTTTTGCTCTCCGGTGGCGTTGATGAATCGCAAGCGAACGAATTCAGAGATCAAAATACTGTTATTGCCCAAAAATTTAAGGTAAGACCCTACTCGTTTGATTACAATCAATATTACCGGACATTTAATCCTTTCAGCAATTATGGACCCATCCCATTAGATGAAGTTGATGCCAATATTAAAAAAGGTGGTATTATTCTCTCTTATGTTGGTCATTCAGGGACATTTCATTGGGATAATGATATCCGAACTCCGAGTCAATTATTGAATAATGTCGGCAAAGGTTCACTTCTTACTGATTTCGGTTGTTCAACCGGAAAATTCGGTGAGCCGGATGTAGATTGTTTTGCCGAGCAGTTTTTAATGTATCCCACAGGGCAGCCAATTGCTTATATAAGTAATTCAAGTTTAGGTTTCACCAGCACGGCAAGCGTGGCACCATATTTATTCTATACTTCAATTCTCAATGACAGTATTTGGAAACCAGCTGATGCTCTCCGTACTGCTAAAACGAAAATGCTTCAACAGTACGGGAATAGTACTACAAATCAGTTGTTCACTATGACCAATTCTTATTTTGGCGATCCCTTTCTTGCATTAAAAATTCCACCAAAACCTAATTTTTTGTTTAACAATGAGGCAATGGTTATATCTCCAAAAAATCCTGACAATACACGAGATTCAATTAAAGTATCGCTTGAGTTTTACAACTACGGGTCAGCCATAGATGATTCACTGCAAATAAGAATTACAGATCGACTGAATGGAGAAGTAGTTTTTGATACATTGATGAAAAGAATGGTTCCGGAGTTTAAGGATTCACTTGCCATCTTTATACCAGTCAAGAACAGGCTTGGTGTTCACGCAATAAAAGCGATTCTCAATAATGATGGCAGAATACAGGAGATTTACAGCAATGATAATGAAGTGGAGACCTCATTTATTGTGAGCAGCTCATCATCGCGAGATTATCTCAGGTACGGTAATGAAAATGTTGTGAAAGACTTTCTGTATTTTATTAACCCACAAAGGAGGCCGGAATCAGAATCGTTAACAATTCAAATTGCAGACAATCCAACAATGTTATCTGCTCAACAATTTACAGTACCATTTGACTCATTTTATACCAAGATATCGTTATCGACACTTGCCAAAGAAAAGCGTTACTGGTTCAGGGTGAAGGATAATTTATCGGGTCAGTTTGGTTCCATTAGGTCGATATACCTCTCCACAAAAAGCGGGTTTGGTTTGGCAGACAGTATCTCATTTAGTTCATCTGAATTTGAAAATGTAATATTTAGGGATGCCCGGATGATTTTGAAGGATCAAAATGTGAAACTCCAGATAACAGCATCCGGATACTATGATGGTAATTCGTCAACAATATCATACAACAATTCAAATGTTTTACAGTCTAGTACGGTATTGAGTCATAATGTTGCAGTATTTGAAGCAAGTTCGATGAAATTCCTTTATGTTAAATCCTTTAATTTGACCTTTGGAGATTATACCTATGAGGTGAACGAGTATAAGAAATTTCTGGACACACTGAATCCTGGAAATCTTATTGTTATCGCCGCGGCATTCGATCCTTTCGTTGCCGATGCCAGTCTTAGAAATATGCTCAAGAACTACGGCAGCAAATACATCGATTCCTTGGCCAGGAGAGATTCCTGGTATATGGTCGGAAAAAAGAATACTCCTGCCGGGATGATGCCTGAGGGTTGGAAGAAGATAGGTTTTGGGCCGGCAGTTTTTGATACAACAATTAATTTCAATCTGATTGATGGGAGTTTGATCTCTGTTCCTATAGGTCCGGTTACCTTGTGGGATAGATTATTTGTTAATGAAATAACCTCTGACTCAAATGTAATGAGGCTCAGAATAATTTATACCGATACTTTGGGAGCTATCGATACGACTTCATACTTGCAAAACGACAGCGGCAATTATGATCTGTCGCTCCTGAATAATCTACCGGTGAAAACGATGAGGGTGTTGGTCAATTTTGAATCACTTGATAAAAAGTCGAGCCCACAATTAAAAAGTCTTTTCGTAACATACAAAGATTTTACGGAGGTAGGTACCAACTATCAAAGTGTGGTTTTATCTGCTGATACAGTTCTGCCCAACCGGGATGTCAGTTTGAACTTCAAAGTTTTCAATGGCAGTGAAACCGAAGCAAAGAATTTTAAGGTTAAAGTTGAGAATAAAACAGGGAACAATACACCCGTGAAAATTTTTGAACAGACTGTTGATTCGCTCGGGGTTTTCAGCAACAGGAAATTTTCTGTTACTTTTAGAACACCGATTGATGTTGGCAGCGGGCAACTTATAATTACGGTGGATCCTGATAATGTATTGAAAGAATTCTATAAGGATAACAACAGTTACACGATTCCTTACTTTATAAAAGGCGACACATCGAAACCGTATTTGACTCTCGCCGTTGATGGTGTCGATGTTCCTGATGGTGAGTATATAAATCCCAAAGCTGAAATAAAGATTGAGCTGTATGACTTCTCTTCCATACCACTTCAGGATACTTCAACAATCTCCATGAGGCTGAATGGTTCGCCGGTATTTTTCCGGTCTCAGGGCGTTTCATATTCGTTTAACAATTCAAATCCGAAAGTCACCGTAACTTACAAACCCGAGTTTAAGGACGGAGATTACGAGTTTAATGTCGTGGCAAGAGGTAATTCAAGTTCATTCGCTGATACCGCAAGAATAGCTAAGAAATTTTCGGTTGTAAACGAAGCCAAACTTCTGAATGTTTATAATTACCCTAATCCTTTCCCAAATGAGACATGGTTCACTTTCAAGCTCACTCAGATTCCGGAGGAATTGAAAGTGATTGTATATACAGTTGCGGGCAGAAAAATCAGAGAGATGGTCGTGCCAGTCAATCAGTTGAAATACGATTTCAACAAGATTTACTGGGATGGCAGAGACCAGGATGGCGATGCTGTTGCCAGCGGTGTTTATCTGTATAGAATTGTGATGAAGAAAGGTGAAAAAGTGGAGAGAATTACAGAAAAACTGGCTATCGTTCGTTGA